In one window of Bombus fervidus isolate BK054 chromosome 4, iyBomFerv1, whole genome shotgun sequence DNA:
- the Brat gene encoding tripartite motif-containing protein brain tumor — protein sequence MASPTLSLESRANSIGSLASLSPLTVSGSSPPASDSAICDVDSCDLCLDSQKPGEAPCPRCRLGGAGGVRCTGCKSTESDAVARCFDCANFLCPNCVMAHQFMHCFEGHRVLNLGDSKLETVTTSSATTELPKNNLVINLHASGNSEKVPYCPRHKQEQKYFCRTCTALVCKECAIADHPGPLHDCAHISEVGTQQLEAMARVVQECKAKAADVRAAVKAADHGAARLQVQYHKAQNEINDTFQFYRSMLEERKQELLKELESVFSTKQISLGVLTQKANDMADKMLQTCEFVERLTKYATVTEVLMVKKLLDSKLQLLLSYTPDIAGQTADLEFVSNYQAIQVGVRNTFGYVRSNNESNAGPIGKQPPIARPTAMSNNGNGGSNANSGSSSIGTLGGLLLDRSYSNGLISSGSTCASSTSPSSFESNSTVITKRFSSANSLGPFPATISDLSLNGINANPYEKWSNGGSDAFPVASTNDHFPMATSVVVAANAASTDPVLDLTSKLMSAAVIFPPKSQIKRQKMIYHCKFGEFGVMEGQFTEPSGVAVNAQNDIIVADTNNHRIQIFDKEGRFKFQFGECGKRDGQLLYPNRVAVVKTSGDIIVTERSPTHQIQIYNQYGQFVRKFGANILQHPRGVTVDSKGRIVVVECKVMRVIIFDQTGNVLQKFGCSKHLEFPNGVVVNDKQEIFISDNRAHCVKVFNYEGAYLRQIGGEGITNYPIGVGINAVGEILIADNHNNFNLTIFTQDGQLVSALESKVKHAQCFDVALMDDGSVVLASKDYRLYIYRYVQVPPIGM from the coding sequence ATGGCCTCGCCGACACTCTCGCTGGAATCGCGCGCGAATTCCATCGGTTCCCTAGCCTCGCTGTCCCCGCTTACAGTGAGCGGCAGTTCCCCGCCTGCGAGCGACTCTGCGATCTGTGACGTCGATAGCTGCGACCTTTGTCTCGACTCGCAGAAACCTGGAGAGGCACCCTGTCCGCGGTGCCGATTAGGAGGCGCCGGTGGAGTTCGTTGTACCGGTTGCAAGTCCACAGAATCCGACGCTGTAGCTCGTTGCTTCGACTGTGCGAATTTTCTCTGCCCAAATTGCGTGATGGCGCACCAATTCATGCATTGCTTCGAGGGCCATCGCGTGCTCAATCTAGGCGACTCGAAGCTCGAGACGGTGACCACCAGCTCTGCTACCACCGAACTCCCGAAGAACAATCTGGTGATCAATCTTCACGCCAGCGGAAACAGCGAAAAAGTACCTTACTGTCCCCGGCACAAACAGGAGCAAAAATACTTTTGTCGTACTTGCACAGCGCTAGTCTGCAAAGAGTGCGCCATTGCCGACCATCCTGGCCCGTTGCATGACTGCGCGCACATCTCCGAGGTAGGGACGCAGCAGCTGGAGGCGATGGCACGAGTGGTTCAAGAGTGCAAAGCGAAAGCCGCGGACGTGAGAGCCGCGGTGAAGGCGGCCGACCACGGCGCAGCCCGGCTACAAGTACAGTATCACAAGGCGCAGAACGAGATCAACGACACTTTCCAGTTCTATCGATCGATGCTGGAAGAACGTAAGCAAGAACTGCTGAAGGAGCTGGAGTCGGTCTTCTCTACCAAACAAATATCTCTGGGCGTTCTGACGCAGAAAGCCAACGACATGGCCGACAAGATGCTGCAAACGTGCGAGTTCGTCGAACGACTGACCAAATACGCCACCGTTACCGAAGTGCTGATGGTGAAGAAGCTTCTCGACTCGAAGCTACAGCTGCTGCTCAGTTACACGCCGGACATTGCCGGTCAGACTGCCGACCTCGAGTTCGTCAGCAACTACCAGGCCATTCAAGTAGGCGTGCGAAACACGTTCGGCTACGTTCGAAGCAACAACGAGAGCAACGCCGGCCCGATCGGCAAACAGCCACCCATTGCCCGACCAACAGCAATGTCGAACAACGGGAACGGCGGAAGCAACGCCAACAGTGGATCTAGCAGCATCGGGACTTTGGGAGGTTTGCTCCTGGATAGATCTTACAGCAACGGCCTGATATCCTCCGGTTCTACCTGCGCTTCGTCCACGTCGCCATCGTCCTTCGAGTCCAATAGCACGGTGATTACGAAGCGTTTCAGCTCGGCCAACAGCCTAGGCCCGTTCCCCGCCACGATCAGCGATCTCAGTTTGAACGGTATAAACGCGAATCCTTACGAGAAATGGAGCAACGGAGGCAGCGACGCATTTCCGGTGGCGTCTACGAACGATCACTTTCCAATGGCGACGTCCGTCGTTGTGGCAGCGAACGCCGCGTCCACCGATCCCGTTCTAGACCTGACGTCGAAACTGATGTCCGCCGCGGTGATATTCCCACCAAAGTCGCAGATCAAGCGACAGAAGATGATCTATCATTGCAAGTTTGGCGAGTTCGGCGTAATGGAAGGACAGTTCACCGAGCCGTCCGGAGTTGCGGTGAACGCGCAGAACGACATTATCGTGGCAGACACGAACAATCATCGGATCCAGATTTTCGACAAAGAAGGCAGATTTAAATTCCAATTCGGCGAGTGTGGAAAACGCGACGGTCAATTGCTGTACCCGAACCGAGTGGCCGTGGTGAAAACGTCCGGCGACATAATCGTTACCGAACGCTCGCCGACCCATCAGATACAGATATACAACCAATACGGTCAGTTCGTGCGTAAATTTGGGGCGAACATCTTGCAGCATCCGCGCGGTGTAACGGTCGACTCGAAGGGACGCATAGTCGTCGTGGAATGCAAAGTGATGCGCGTGATAATTTTCGACCAGACCGGCAACGTGCTCCAGAAGTTCGGATGCTCGAAGCACCTGGAGTTTCCAAACGGAGTGGTGGTGAACGACAAGCAGGAGATCTTCATCAGCGACAATCGCGCTCATTGCGTGAAGGTGTTCAATTACGAGGGCGCCTATCTGCGACAGATCGGCGGAGAAGGGATCACCAACTACCCGATCGGGGTAGGGATCAACGCCGTCGGCGAGATACTGATAGCAGACAATCACAATAACTTCAACCTGACCATCTTCACTCAAGACGGTCAACTGGTTTCCGCTCTCGAGAGCAAGGTCAAGCATGCCCAATGTTTCGATGTGGCTTTAATGGACGACGGATCGGTCGTGCTAGCCAGCAAGGATTATCGACTCTATATTTATCGTTACGTACAAGTACCGCCGATCGGCATGTAG